In Caldisphaera lagunensis DSM 15908, a single genomic region encodes these proteins:
- a CDS encoding peroxiredoxin, whose translation MVKVGDKAPVFEGIDDSGNKFSLKDFLGKYNIVVYFYPKDDTPGCTKEACSFRDNWDLLKNLDTIVIGVSSDDIDSHKNFKKKYSLPFILISDKDKKIRKLYGADSFLIPSRITYLINKEGIITLIYKNQLNPQSHVIEVLNKLKGT comes from the coding sequence ATGGTTAAAGTAGGAGATAAGGCTCCAGTTTTTGAGGGTATAGATGATTCAGGAAATAAATTTTCGTTAAAAGATTTTCTGGGAAAATATAACATAGTCGTGTATTTTTATCCAAAAGATGACACCCCTGGTTGTACTAAGGAAGCATGCTCTTTTAGAGATAATTGGGATTTATTAAAAAATCTCGATACTATAGTAATAGGAGTAAGTTCTGATGATATTGATTCGCATAAAAATTTTAAGAAAAAATACTCATTACCTTTTATCTTAATAAGTGATAAAGATAAAAAAATTAGGAAATTATATGGAGCTGATAGCTTTTTAATACCAAGCAGAATTACTTATTTAATAAATAAAGAAGGAATAATAACTCTAATTTATAAGAATCAACTAAATCCTCAAAGTCATGTTATAGAAGTTTTAAATAAACTTAAGGGAACATAA
- a CDS encoding 2-hydroxyacid dehydrogenase: MEEESNVVAFGPLPKAFYQSLFEPYANKLQKKVNIEVFSDLTNMDKIKDALQKADVILGDHTMKIKIDKSLCEMFGPRVKLLQQPSTGFDHIDIEACKQKGIPVANIGSANSLSVAEYAIMVALSLLKRLILANNSIKEGKWYQWELMDMGTYDLYGKSWGIIGMGRIGKELAKRLIPFNVKVFYYDKVRLNENDEKNLNVTFKPINQILRDSDIISLHVPLTNETRKMITMRELRMMKPSSILINASRGELIDNEALANALQNGIIAGAAIDVFDKEPPDINHPLISLSRKNPNVNLILTPHIAGANTDTRMRIIQVSIENVIRVLLGQKPENVVNSD; encoded by the coding sequence TTGGAAGAAGAAAGTAATGTAGTTGCATTTGGACCCCTTCCAAAAGCCTTTTATCAATCTTTATTTGAACCATATGCAAATAAGCTTCAAAAGAAGGTTAATATTGAGGTATTTTCTGATTTAACAAATATGGATAAAATAAAAGATGCATTACAAAAAGCAGATGTTATTTTAGGAGATCATACAATGAAAATTAAAATTGATAAAAGCTTGTGTGAAATGTTTGGGCCTCGTGTAAAATTATTACAACAACCCTCGACAGGTTTTGATCATATAGATATAGAGGCATGTAAACAAAAAGGAATTCCTGTTGCAAATATAGGTTCAGCCAATTCTTTATCTGTTGCAGAATATGCAATCATGGTTGCATTATCTTTGTTAAAAAGGTTAATCTTAGCTAACAACAGCATCAAAGAAGGTAAATGGTATCAGTGGGAATTAATGGATATGGGAACCTATGATTTGTATGGAAAAAGCTGGGGAATTATTGGTATGGGAAGGATAGGAAAGGAATTAGCAAAGAGATTAATTCCATTTAATGTTAAGGTTTTTTATTATGATAAAGTAAGACTTAATGAAAACGATGAAAAAAATTTAAACGTAACATTTAAACCAATTAATCAAATTCTTAGGGACAGCGATATAATATCTCTTCACGTACCATTAACCAATGAGACAAGAAAAATGATAACAATGAGAGAATTGAGAATGATGAAGCCATCATCAATTTTAATAAATGCTTCAAGAGGAGAACTCATTGATAATGAAGCTTTGGCAAATGCGTTGCAAAATGGAATAATTGCTGGAGCAGCTATAGATGTGTTTGATAAAGAACCCCCTGATATAAATCATCCATTAATTTCTTTGAGCAGAAAGAATCCCAATGTAAACTTAATATTAACTCCCCACATTGCTGGCGCAAATACTGATACAAGAATGAGGATTATACAAGTATCAATAGAAAATGTGATAAGAGTTTTATTGGGACAAAAACCTGAAAATGTTGTCAACAGTGATTAA